In a genomic window of Sulfurimonas denitrificans DSM 1251:
- a CDS encoding PAS domain-containing protein produces the protein MSSFKIFAIDDEIHILDFYKNILKQKESKAKNFFDSLESKEEIKDEFDLYTFETPKEYLMALQECYENEDKVAVSIIDMRLPQMHGLEVAKRAREIDENMNIIIVTAFADFSVDEILGRIEKNVYYLHKPFRHDELLVLVTTGVRNYQTNCSFSEVMNDIAIDATQDGFWDWNPITNEVYYSPKWKQMLGYSEEEITNTLEEWSSRVHPDDIQDVMQTLKIHLEKKNDYYISEHRIRAKNGNYVWILDRGKASFDADAKPIRVTGFHSDITKRKELEEQLLSGNKELESKLETIINSQMKLENTNAQLEERLMQEIQKSKEQENMLLKHVRQAAMGEMISMIAHQWRQPISTISIVADNILMGMMLGDETKEDTEEGLSVIKKQVVHLSQTIDDFRSFFAPNKSKEHTFIKDAIDSALSIIEANLKNSNIKIIKMLEDTKAINIYKNEMIQVFLNILKNANDALLYAEIENPTITIRSYEDESGITVSIMDNGDGIKEEIIDKIFESYFTTKNEKNGTGLGLYMVKTIVEQRCQGTIIAKNSDDGGAEFVIRFTFF, from the coding sequence ATGAGTAGTTTTAAAATATTTGCTATTGATGATGAGATACATATATTAGATTTTTATAAAAATATATTAAAGCAAAAAGAGAGCAAGGCTAAGAATTTTTTTGATTCTCTTGAATCAAAAGAAGAGATAAAAGATGAGTTTGATTTATATACTTTTGAGACTCCAAAAGAGTATCTTATGGCTCTTCAAGAGTGTTATGAAAATGAAGACAAGGTTGCAGTTTCCATCATAGATATGCGTCTGCCTCAGATGCATGGATTAGAAGTTGCAAAAAGAGCTAGAGAAATTGATGAAAATATGAACATAATTATAGTAACTGCATTTGCAGATTTTTCAGTTGATGAGATACTTGGAAGAATAGAGAAAAATGTTTACTATCTTCATAAACCATTTAGACATGATGAACTGCTTGTGCTTGTGACAACAGGAGTTAGAAACTATCAAACAAACTGTAGTTTTAGTGAGGTTATGAATGATATAGCCATAGATGCAACACAAGATGGTTTTTGGGACTGGAACCCTATTACAAATGAAGTTTACTACTCGCCAAAATGGAAGCAGATGCTTGGGTATAGTGAAGAAGAGATAACAAATACTTTAGAAGAGTGGTCAAGCAGAGTTCATCCTGATGATATACAAGACGTGATGCAAACTCTAAAAATACATCTTGAGAAAAAAAATGATTACTATATATCTGAGCATAGAATTCGTGCAAAAAATGGTAATTATGTCTGGATACTTGACAGAGGAAAAGCATCATTTGATGCAGATGCAAAACCTATAAGGGTTACTGGATTTCATTCAGATATAACAAAAAGAAAAGAGTTAGAAGAGCAACTACTAAGCGGTAACAAAGAGTTAGAATCAAAACTAGAGACAATAATAAACTCACAGATGAAGCTAGAAAATACAAATGCTCAATTAGAAGAGCGTTTAATGCAAGAGATACAAAAAAGTAAAGAACAAGAAAATATGCTTCTAAAACATGTGCGTCAAGCTGCTATGGGTGAGATGATAAGCATGATAGCGCATCAATGGAGACAACCTATATCGACTATCTCCATTGTAGCTGATAATATTCTTATGGGTATGATGCTAGGAGATGAAACCAAAGAGGATACTGAGGAGGGTTTATCTGTAATAAAAAAACAGGTCGTGCATCTATCGCAAACAATAGATGATTTTAGAAGTTTTTTCGCTCCCAATAAATCAAAGGAGCATACATTTATCAAAGATGCTATAGATTCTGCTTTATCTATTATAGAGGCAAACCTTAAAAACTCAAATATAAAAATTATTAAGATGTTAGAAGATACAAAAGCTATAAATATATATAAAAATGAGATGATACAAGTTTTCTTAAATATACTAAAAAATGCTAATGACGCACTACTCTATGCAGAGATTGAAAATCCAACTATAACAATACGTTCTTATGAAGATGAGAGTGGAATTACTGTAAGTATAATGGATAATGGAGATGGGATAAAAGAGGAGATAATAGATAAAATCTTTGAGTCCTACTTTACTACAAAAAATGAAAAAAATGGAACAGGACTTGGGCTGTATATGGTAAAAACTATAGTTGAGCAACGATGTCAAGGAACTATAATAGCTAAAAATAGTGATGATGGTGGTGCAGAGTTTGTCATAAGATTTACATTTTTTTAA
- a CDS encoding bacteriohemerythrin, which translates to MKTIDIFPWSNHFNTEIKIIDEQHKKLVIILNRLATHIAYSDTDDDLNDIFDELIDYTSYHFETEEAIWHKYLPNDELDASHKVVHKTFVDTVLRLKNEQNRESLSELAQEALGFLASWLASHILETDRHMAYIVFAIEDGLDIASAKKYANERMSGSTRLLIDIILSIYSTLSSNTLDLMRELKMRENLKEKLIYQEHYQRALIDNFPFLVWLKDEKSRFLALNQPMAKACGFDLPEEVVGKTDYDIWPKELAKSYRKDDANVLASGESKTVEEPIVTKDGVIWSETYKSPVKVDGKVIGTVGFSRNITSRKELEKNLLQERDLFKHYLNTVEAIIVSLDKEGHINLINRKGCEILGYSEEELIGKLWFDFCLEQPEGMKIIYPLFLKIVSGGLEGSEYFENKIVSKSKKKYLIAWHNAYLLDDDKNIIGTLSSGEDITLLKEQQKHLEHIAHYDTLTSLPNRTLLSDRLKQAMLQTQRDKLFSAVIYLDLDGFKEVNDTYGHNHGDILLKVLSSRIKQILRDVDTIARLGGDEFVIVLYDIKNKEDCFPMLNRILSTIAKPVKSKEITMQVSASAGVSFYSYEDIIDADQLLRQADQAMYQAKLSGKNRFHIFDVQLDKHIRSHHESLEAIEVAIKNREFVMYYQPKVNMRSGKILGLEALVRWEHPLHGLLSPAHFLPTIENHKLSVELGNLIINTVMGQIQKWKQEGHNLVVSINISPMQIQEANFTAKIINLLKNYPEVKTSDFEFEILESSALEDINHVSRIMRECNKIGISFLLDDFGTGYSSLTYLKNLPAKQLKIDQTFVRDMLEDTDDMAILEGIIGLANAFRRDVISEGVENIEQGNMLLRLGCEEAQGYFIAKPMPSQEVMKWINQWTPPAQWQNIVKIPRDDMPLLYAITEHKIWIKDVMAYLKTDTVKYPKLDYKECRFGTWLYTQGVQRYGKKDGFKEVVSQHKKVHENINEIIKQHKSQTLKNIDASIEEIKNYHNDFLKVFNKLIIV; encoded by the coding sequence ATGAAAACTATTGATATCTTCCCTTGGAGTAATCATTTTAACACAGAGATAAAAATTATTGATGAGCAACATAAAAAACTCGTTATTATACTAAATCGTCTAGCTACTCATATAGCTTATAGCGATACAGACGATGATTTAAATGATATCTTTGATGAACTTATAGACTATACCTCTTATCACTTTGAAACAGAAGAGGCGATTTGGCATAAATATCTGCCAAATGATGAACTAGATGCGTCTCATAAAGTTGTTCATAAAACATTTGTAGATACTGTTTTAAGACTAAAAAATGAGCAAAACAGAGAGTCGCTTAGTGAGTTGGCTCAAGAGGCTTTAGGGTTTTTGGCTAGTTGGTTGGCTTCACATATTTTAGAGACAGATCGTCACATGGCATATATTGTATTTGCCATAGAAGATGGTCTTGATATAGCGTCTGCAAAAAAATATGCAAATGAGCGCATGAGCGGTTCAACTCGTTTGTTAATCGATATCATACTCTCCATATACAGCACTCTCTCTTCAAATACGCTAGATTTGATGCGTGAGCTTAAAATGCGTGAAAATTTAAAAGAAAAGCTTATTTATCAAGAGCATTACCAGCGCGCACTAATAGATAATTTTCCATTTTTAGTATGGCTAAAAGATGAGAAGAGCCGTTTTTTAGCACTAAATCAACCTATGGCAAAAGCTTGTGGTTTTGATTTGCCTGAAGAGGTTGTGGGAAAAACAGATTATGATATTTGGCCCAAAGAGTTGGCAAAATCTTACCGCAAAGATGATGCTAATGTATTGGCCTCTGGAGAGTCAAAAACAGTAGAAGAGCCTATAGTCACAAAAGATGGAGTAATCTGGTCGGAGACATATAAATCACCTGTAAAAGTAGATGGAAAGGTTATCGGTACTGTTGGTTTTTCAAGAAATATTACCTCTAGAAAAGAGCTTGAGAAAAATCTTCTCCAAGAGAGAGACCTTTTTAAACACTACTTAAATACTGTTGAAGCAATTATTGTCTCCTTAGATAAAGAGGGTCACATTAACCTTATAAACCGCAAAGGGTGCGAAATCTTAGGCTATAGTGAAGAAGAACTCATAGGTAAACTTTGGTTTGATTTTTGTTTAGAGCAACCTGAGGGGATGAAAATAATCTATCCACTATTTCTTAAAATAGTCTCTGGCGGATTAGAGGGCAGTGAATATTTTGAAAACAAGATAGTTAGCAAATCAAAGAAAAAGTATCTTATTGCATGGCATAACGCTTATCTTTTAGATGATGATAAGAACATTATCGGTACTTTGAGTTCTGGTGAAGATATCACACTACTAAAAGAGCAACAAAAGCATTTAGAACACATAGCTCACTATGATACGCTAACTAGCCTTCCAAATAGAACACTGCTCTCAGATAGACTAAAACAAGCAATGCTTCAAACTCAAAGAGACAAGCTTTTTTCAGCTGTTATCTATCTTGATTTGGATGGGTTTAAAGAGGTTAATGACACTTATGGTCATAATCATGGGGACATTTTACTAAAAGTTTTATCAAGCAGAATCAAACAAATTTTAAGAGATGTAGATACTATTGCCCGTTTAGGCGGGGATGAATTTGTAATCGTTTTATATGATATAAAAAATAAAGAAGATTGTTTCCCAATGCTTAATCGGATTTTGAGCACTATAGCAAAACCTGTTAAATCAAAAGAGATTACAATGCAAGTATCCGCTAGTGCAGGTGTCTCATTTTATAGCTATGAGGATATCATAGATGCAGATCAGCTTCTTCGTCAAGCAGATCAAGCGATGTATCAAGCAAAACTATCTGGTAAAAATCGTTTTCATATTTTTGATGTTCAACTCGATAAACATATACGTAGTCATCATGAGAGTCTTGAAGCTATAGAAGTGGCTATAAAAAATAGAGAGTTTGTTATGTACTATCAACCAAAGGTTAATATGCGCAGTGGCAAAATTTTAGGTCTAGAAGCGCTTGTTAGGTGGGAGCATCCTCTGCATGGATTACTTTCTCCTGCTCATTTTTTGCCTACTATTGAAAACCATAAGCTATCCGTAGAACTTGGCAATCTCATCATCAATACCGTTATGGGACAAATTCAAAAATGGAAACAAGAGGGGCATAACTTAGTAGTTAGCATCAACATAAGTCCGATGCAAATTCAAGAAGCCAACTTCACTGCAAAAATAATTAATCTTTTAAAAAATTATCCTGAAGTTAAAACAAGCGATTTTGAATTTGAAATACTTGAGAGTAGCGCACTTGAGGATATTAACCATGTCTCGCGTATTATGAGAGAGTGCAACAAAATAGGTATATCTTTTTTACTAGATGATTTTGGTACAGGATATTCCTCTTTGACCTATCTTAAAAATCTTCCTGCTAAACAACTAAAGATAGATCAAACTTTTGTAAGAGATATGCTTGAAGATACAGATGATATGGCAATCTTAGAGGGTATCATTGGTTTAGCCAATGCATTTCGTCGTGATGTTATTTCTGAGGGTGTTGAGAATATTGAGCAAGGAAATATGCTTCTAAGACTTGGCTGTGAAGAGGCTCAAGGCTATTTTATAGCAAAACCAATGCCTTCTCAAGAAGTTATGAAATGGATAAATCAGTGGACTCCACCAGCACAGTGGCAAAATATAGTAAAAATCCCTCGTGATGACATGCCTCTTCTTTACGCAATTACAGAACATAAAATATGGATTAAAGATGTCATGGCGTACCTCAAAACAGACACAGTAAAATATCCCAAACTAGATTATAAAGAGTGCCGTTTTGGCACATGGCTATATACTCAAGGAGTGCAGCGTTATGGAAAAAAAGATGGATTTAAAGAGGTAGTGAGTCAACATAAAAAAGTACATGAAAATATCAATGAAATAATAAAGCAACATAAGAGCCAAACATTAAAAAACATAGATGCCTCAATAGAAGAGATAAAAAACTATCATAACGATTTTCTAAAAGTCTTTAACAAACTTATCATAGTTTAA
- a CDS encoding response regulator transcription factor has protein sequence MSIVKELKDFAKNLSVIIVEDDKALNEELVGVTELFFKRVFFAYNGVEALSIYKNNNIDIVITDITMPKMDGVVLSRNLKQINPNQDIVVISAHRDIEYLVKLVDIGIKQLIYKPFDHQELLYRLLRVCEDKVLSNKMDEYKEDCSSLLNTTTVANNSIQNKKAIYKNQNRTILHLNSEMEQDIEYLLELRDDLENLVNELHYGVEVSVINGISSVLSKIYTLLSQIGATTKISVVIFELANFLESINFELLSDEQKSKLEMMEFIYDDIAKFVDLIFVKREVQDTSYLEDSLRSSLSQLKQSVFNDFLVEEEFELF, from the coding sequence ATGAGTATTGTAAAAGAGTTAAAAGATTTTGCAAAAAATCTTAGTGTCATTATAGTTGAAGACGACAAGGCGCTAAATGAAGAGCTAGTTGGAGTTACAGAACTATTTTTTAAAAGAGTCTTTTTTGCCTATAACGGTGTAGAAGCACTCAGTATATACAAAAACAACAACATTGATATTGTCATAACAGATATAACTATGCCAAAAATGGATGGTGTAGTTCTTAGTAGAAATCTAAAGCAGATAAATCCAAACCAAGACATAGTAGTTATCTCTGCGCATAGAGATATTGAGTATCTTGTTAAACTTGTAGATATAGGAATAAAACAGCTTATCTACAAACCTTTTGATCATCAGGAGTTACTTTATAGACTTCTTAGAGTATGTGAAGACAAGGTTCTCTCAAATAAGATGGATGAGTATAAAGAGGATTGCTCATCTCTTTTAAACACCACAACAGTTGCAAATAATAGCATACAGAATAAAAAAGCAATTTATAAAAATCAAAATAGAACTATTTTACATCTAAATTCTGAGATGGAACAAGATATTGAGTATCTCTTAGAGCTAAGAGATGATTTAGAAAATTTAGTTAATGAGCTTCATTATGGGGTTGAGGTAAGTGTGATAAATGGGATTAGCTCTGTTCTTTCAAAAATATACACTCTTCTCTCACAAATAGGGGCTACTACAAAAATATCTGTAGTTATATTTGAACTTGCAAACTTCTTAGAGAGTATCAACTTTGAGCTATTGAGTGATGAGCAAAAATCAAAACTAGAAATGATGGAGTTTATTTATGATGATATTGCAAAATTTGTAGATTTGATATTTGTAAAAAGGGAAGTACAAGATACTTCATATTTAGAGGACTCTTTGCGTTCATCTCTTAGTCAATTAAAACAGAGTGTTTTTAATGACTTTTTAGTTGAAGAAGAGTTCGAGTTATTTTAA
- a CDS encoding response regulator transcription factor, with the protein MNIFKELKEFAKELTLLIVEDDTALNAELYELSKLFFLDVKTAYDGAKALEIYKKGSIDIVLSDITMPVMNGVELCKKIKVLNQDQAIIVLSAHNEVEYFVELIDIGIRQFIHKPFKDEEFLYRLLKVCENVFLNKFYKENEEHVVSQKSQHVAIEAESKTIDKILAPKQLSSKKFLTDLQNNSSLWSVIEEDIVTLIEINDDFEIYINYIFEGNLSSGLLLKISELLKKMQTILSQIDFMRQMAGLILDLSTFLKEIDLDSLDSEQKNKFKMVEFIYDDISRFIQTVFVYKDTIDVFYLQDSLKSSIEQFKKSILNSPIQEEEFELF; encoded by the coding sequence ATGAATATTTTTAAAGAATTAAAAGAGTTTGCAAAAGAGTTAACACTTCTTATAGTTGAAGATGATACAGCATTAAACGCAGAGCTTTATGAGCTCTCAAAACTCTTTTTTTTAGATGTAAAAACAGCTTATGATGGAGCTAAAGCACTGGAGATTTATAAAAAAGGCTCTATTGATATTGTGCTTAGCGATATTACTATGCCTGTTATGAATGGTGTAGAACTTTGCAAAAAAATCAAAGTTTTAAATCAAGACCAAGCAATTATTGTGCTGTCTGCACACAATGAAGTTGAGTATTTTGTAGAACTCATAGATATAGGAATCCGCCAGTTTATACATAAACCTTTTAAGGATGAAGAGTTTTTATATAGGCTGCTTAAAGTTTGTGAAAATGTATTTTTAAATAAATTTTACAAAGAGAATGAGGAACATGTGGTATCTCAAAAAAGCCAGCATGTAGCTATTGAGGCAGAGAGTAAAACGATAGATAAAATTCTTGCACCAAAACAACTAAGCAGTAAAAAATTTTTAACTGACTTGCAAAACAATAGTTCTCTTTGGAGTGTTATTGAAGAGGATATTGTCACACTCATTGAGATTAATGATGATTTTGAAATATATATAAATTATATATTTGAGGGAAATCTCTCCTCTGGGCTTCTTTTAAAAATAAGTGAGCTTCTTAAAAAGATGCAAACTATACTCTCTCAGATAGATTTTATGAGACAGATGGCGGGACTGATTTTAGATTTGTCAACATTTTTAAAAGAGATAGATTTGGATTCATTAGATAGCGAACAAAAAAATAAGTTTAAGATGGTTGAGTTTATCTATGATGATATATCAAGATTTATACAGACTGTGTTTGTATATAAAGATACGATAGATGTTTTTTACCTTCAAGACTCTCTAAAGAGCTCTATTGAGCAGTTCAAAAAATCTATTTTAAACTCCCCCATACAAGAGGAGGAGTTTGAATTATTTTAG
- a CDS encoding response regulator, producing the protein MLKKVVFVDDSKAVLASVELAVEELVANGSISFDTYSNPAEFLEKVTSGSVDYDLLFTDINMPQMSGLELSKKLKDIASIRQKPILALTTENSTEIKQTGKDIGIAGWVVKPFSNDKIVLAIKKVLGI; encoded by the coding sequence ATGTTAAAAAAAGTAGTGTTTGTGGATGATAGTAAAGCAGTTTTAGCTTCTGTTGAATTGGCAGTTGAAGAGCTTGTGGCAAATGGAAGTATATCTTTTGACACATACTCAAATCCAGCTGAATTTTTAGAAAAAGTTACATCTGGAAGTGTGGATTATGACCTTTTGTTTACGGATATAAATATGCCACAGATGAGTGGACTTGAGCTATCAAAAAAATTAAAAGATATTGCGTCAATTAGACAAAAACCAATCTTGGCTTTAACGACTGAAAACTCAACAGAGATTAAACAGACTGGAAAAGATATAGGTATAGCTGGATGGGTTGTTAAACCGTTTAGCAATGACAAAATTGTCTTAGCAATTAAAAAAGTTTTAGGCATATAA
- a CDS encoding chemotaxis protein CheW, protein MAITQKTNKTKLALSSAQKYLSFEINEEMYAVEILDVKEIIAMMKFTKVPKMPTFVKGVINLRGLVIPIIDIRVKFELSEIEYNERTTIIIGIVEDSLIGFIVDKTADVLNITQEEMAPPPKFGTAIDTTFLKSMAKTANGVVMIVNLMKIFSESELNSVKQIEKIQEI, encoded by the coding sequence ATGGCTATTACCCAAAAAACAAATAAGACAAAGTTAGCGCTCTCAAGTGCTCAAAAATACCTCTCATTTGAGATAAATGAGGAGATGTATGCAGTTGAGATACTTGATGTAAAAGAGATTATTGCGATGATGAAGTTTACAAAAGTGCCAAAAATGCCAACTTTTGTAAAAGGCGTTATCAACTTAAGGGGTTTAGTAATTCCCATAATAGATATAAGAGTGAAGTTTGAACTATCCGAGATTGAGTACAACGAGAGAACTACAATCATCATAGGGATAGTTGAAGATAGTCTAATAGGCTTTATAGTAGATAAAACAGCGGATGTTTTAAATATAACTCAAGAGGAGATGGCTCCTCCTCCTAAGTTTGGTACAGCAATAGATACGACATTTTTAAAGTCTATGGCAAAAACAGCTAATGGTGTTGTGATGATTGTGAATCTTATGAAGATATTTTCAGAATCAGAGCTAAACAGTGTAAAACAGATAGAAAAAATTCAAGAAATATAA